The following proteins are encoded in a genomic region of Cetobacterium sp. 8H:
- the pglX gene encoding BREX-1 system adenine-specific DNA-methyltransferase PglX, translated as MNKTSLKNFAIEARNVLMENIEKQLEKLGITKNGTVTANSMGSQVEVAGHLYKKSSYDALIRKYNEVGYEELIEECAYTWFNRLTALAYLEINEYVEEKVVFSTTSKLDPDILDNYMDAEFFQNFPSELQNRIHDLKDAHKTEEMYSLLIEGKCEELSNIMPFMFSKGGDYAELLFPKGLLMENSILIKLREEIAESKDEDGVVPVELIGWLYQYYITENNELVYDGSMKKEKVPKELLPAATQIFTPKWVVQYMVENSLGKLAVESLGASEALKKTWKYYIESKSDESSPKLNIEEIKILDPAMGSGHMLTYSFDVLFDIYEDLGWSKKDAVLSILKNNIYGLEIDDRAGQLASFAIMMKAREKFSRLFRILERLEDKERFNLNSLTIIESNSIAEQTRKLIADNSLNNLLKLISNFEDAKEYGSILKLDSLEKGSLEEELHKLEVAYKNLGQISLFAGTWSIEEDLEVLRKLITQQENMTQKYDVVITNPPYLGNGRMNIKLGNYVKKNYENTKSDLSMVFYEKTIFDFSKKDRFISFITTNSWMFLKSFEKLRENIIENLEFENLVDFGSELFEGKVGHNLIVAWTNKNKKPRKKMLAIRLVDFCYSRRNEKIAEFFNKENYFITNQKDFEKIPGSPIAYWVSGKILSLFSKKLIGNEFPVKKGADTGENELFLRQWQEIENQKMGIGLKKGIETIEKNKKWIPYNKGGEFRRWYGNKEYLINWENDGQILKNSKANLRSPQLYFKDGITWNALTSSKTSARLSDYGSLFDSAGSSMFPIEIEFYLGFMNSKVVDYFLQLLNPTLNYGAGTVAKLPLADKEIENEKQIINTIVKQNIQIAKQEWDSRETSWDFEKLGLIEGNSLKEGYNQYCDYWKKQFFTMHKNEEELNKMFIEIYGLEGEMDEKVELTDITLLKKEANIVDGELVFNTEELIKQFLSYAVGCIMGRYSIDKPGLIIANSDDVMKVENNKIVIESRDGEIRHEIENLRFIPDAHGIVPVIREDNFENDIVKRVIEFVKVVYGEDNLEENLNFIAEGLSKKSSEDAKDVIRKYFIKDFYKDHLQRYKKRPIYWMLNSGKKDAFSTLIYLHRYEENSVGRVRADYLLPYQEILDNQRAYYERLSSDENTTPKDKKDADKRLKELDAELKELKDYANEVKHIADQKISLDLDDGVKVNYEKFGKILSKI; from the coding sequence ATGAACAAAACTAGTTTAAAGAACTTTGCAATTGAAGCAAGAAATGTTCTTATGGAAAATATTGAAAAACAATTAGAAAAGTTAGGAATAACTAAAAATGGAACGGTAACTGCTAATTCAATGGGTAGCCAAGTAGAGGTAGCAGGACATCTTTACAAAAAAAGTAGTTATGATGCTCTAATAAGAAAATATAATGAAGTGGGATATGAGGAGTTAATAGAGGAGTGTGCATACACTTGGTTTAATAGACTTACAGCTCTTGCATATTTAGAGATAAATGAGTATGTAGAGGAAAAAGTAGTGTTTAGTACAACATCTAAGTTAGATCCGGATATACTTGATAACTACATGGATGCAGAATTTTTCCAAAACTTCCCTTCAGAACTTCAAAATAGAATACACGATTTAAAAGATGCTCACAAAACAGAGGAGATGTATTCACTACTAATAGAGGGAAAATGTGAGGAACTTTCAAATATAATGCCATTTATGTTTTCAAAAGGTGGCGATTATGCAGAGCTATTATTTCCAAAAGGACTTTTAATGGAGAACTCTATACTTATTAAATTAAGAGAGGAGATAGCTGAATCTAAAGATGAGGATGGAGTAGTTCCAGTTGAACTTATAGGGTGGCTATATCAATATTATATAACAGAAAATAACGAGTTAGTTTATGATGGTAGTATGAAAAAAGAAAAAGTTCCAAAAGAATTATTACCTGCTGCAACACAGATATTTACACCTAAATGGGTAGTTCAATATATGGTGGAAAACTCTCTTGGAAAACTTGCTGTGGAATCTTTAGGAGCTAGTGAAGCTCTTAAAAAAACTTGGAAATACTATATAGAATCTAAGAGTGATGAAAGTTCTCCTAAACTAAATATAGAGGAGATTAAAATACTTGACCCAGCTATGGGAAGTGGACATATGCTGACATACTCTTTTGATGTATTATTTGATATATATGAGGATTTAGGATGGAGTAAAAAGGATGCAGTACTATCAATTTTAAAGAATAATATCTATGGATTAGAGATAGATGATAGAGCAGGACAGTTAGCATCATTTGCAATAATGATGAAAGCAAGAGAGAAGTTCTCTAGACTATTTCGTATTTTAGAAAGATTAGAGGATAAGGAAAGATTCAATTTAAATAGCTTAACAATTATTGAAAGTAATTCTATAGCAGAGCAAACTAGAAAATTAATAGCTGATAACTCTTTAAATAATCTTTTAAAATTAATATCTAATTTTGAAGATGCAAAGGAGTATGGAAGTATTTTAAAGCTAGATTCTTTAGAGAAAGGTAGCTTAGAAGAGGAGTTACACAAATTAGAGGTAGCTTATAAAAACTTAGGACAGATATCTCTATTTGCAGGAACTTGGAGCATAGAAGAGGACTTAGAAGTTCTAAGAAAACTAATAACTCAACAAGAAAATATGACACAAAAATATGACGTAGTAATCACAAATCCGCCATATTTGGGAAATGGTAGAATGAATATTAAATTAGGGAATTATGTGAAAAAAAATTATGAAAATACAAAGTCAGATTTAAGTATGGTTTTTTATGAAAAAACAATTTTTGATTTTTCAAAAAAAGATAGATTTATTAGTTTTATTACAACAAATTCTTGGATGTTTTTAAAAAGTTTTGAAAAACTTAGAGAAAATATTATTGAAAATTTAGAGTTTGAAAACTTAGTTGATTTTGGAAGTGAGCTTTTTGAAGGAAAAGTAGGACATAATTTAATTGTTGCTTGGACAAATAAAAATAAAAAACCAAGAAAAAAAATGCTTGCAATAAGATTAGTTGACTTTTGCTACAGTAGAAGAAATGAAAAAATAGCAGAGTTCTTCAACAAAGAAAACTACTTCATAACAAACCAAAAAGACTTTGAAAAAATCCCAGGTAGTCCTATTGCTTATTGGGTGAGCGGCAAAATATTGAGTTTATTTTCTAAAAAATTAATTGGAAATGAGTTCCCTGTAAAAAAAGGAGCAGATACAGGTGAGAACGAATTATTTCTTAGGCAATGGCAAGAAATAGAAAATCAAAAGATGGGAATTGGTTTAAAAAAAGGTATTGAAACAATAGAAAAAAATAAAAAATGGATACCTTATAATAAGGGTGGAGAATTTAGAAGATGGTATGGTAATAAAGAGTATCTTATAAACTGGGAAAATGATGGACAAATACTAAAGAATTCTAAAGCAAATTTAAGAAGTCCTCAACTTTATTTTAAAGATGGAATAACTTGGAACGCTTTAACATCTTCAAAAACAAGTGCAAGATTGTCTGACTATGGATCTTTATTTGATTCAGCAGGTTCATCAATGTTTCCCATAGAAATTGAATTTTATTTAGGATTTATGAATTCAAAAGTAGTTGATTATTTTCTTCAGCTACTAAATCCCACTTTAAATTACGGAGCAGGAACAGTTGCAAAACTTCCTTTAGCAGACAAAGAAATAGAAAATGAAAAACAAATAATAAATACTATAGTTAAACAAAACATCCAAATCGCCAAACAAGAATGGGATTCTCGTGAAACTTCATGGGATTTTGAAAAGTTAGGTTTAATTGAAGGAAATAGTTTAAAAGAAGGTTACAATCAATATTGTGACTATTGGAAAAAACAGTTCTTCACAATGCATAAGAATGAAGAGGAATTAAACAAAATGTTTATTGAAATATATGGTTTAGAAGGTGAAATGGATGAAAAAGTTGAACTTACTGATATAACTCTTTTAAAGAAAGAGGCTAACATAGTCGATGGAGAGTTAGTGTTTAACACGGAGGAGTTAATAAAACAGTTCTTATCATATGCAGTTGGATGTATTATGGGAAGATACTCTATTGATAAACCAGGACTAATAATAGCAAACTCTGATGATGTTATGAAAGTTGAAAATAATAAAATAGTTATAGAAAGCAGAGATGGAGAGATTAGACATGAGATAGAAAATCTTAGATTTATTCCTGATGCTCATGGAATAGTTCCAGTTATAAGAGAGGATAATTTTGAAAATGACATTGTAAAAAGAGTTATAGAGTTTGTAAAAGTAGTTTATGGAGAGGATAATCTTGAAGAGAACTTAAACTTTATAGCAGAGGGTCTAAGCAAGAAAAGTAGTGAAGATGCAAAAGATGTTATAAGAAAATACTTTATAAAAGATTTCTATAAGGATCATTTACAAAGATATAAAAAGAGACCTATATACTGGATGCTGAACAGTGGTAAAAAAGATGCATTCTCTACACTTATATACCTACATAGATATGAGGAGAATAGTGTAGGAAGAGTGAGAGCAGACTATCTTTTACCGTATCAAGAGATACTAGACAATCAAAGAGCATACTATGAGAGATTAAGTAGCGATGAGAACACTACTCCAAAAGATAAAAAAGATGCAGATAAGAGATTAAAAGAGTTAGATGCAGAATTAAAAGAGTTAAAAGATTATGCTAATGAAGTTAAACATATAGCAGATCAAAAGATATCTCTTGATTTAGATGATGGAGTTAAAGTAAATTATGAGAAGTTTGGGAAGATATTAAGTAAGATATAA
- a CDS encoding AAA family ATPase, with product MNILTVYVGEVSKINLDYGLKNNIWGFKESVSKDLINEELKDNYLILAFGFTGGSPRKSEDEWKKHSLNKVYIGKIRTNIYNEKSIEWPDEKYLKENERYSNRFRFELITEIENVEIKSIPSEIAEGIRKSGIAQSRGYFIKNANWDLINQSYQDTLEINDSSDLSYKNNILEINNTLDLPYQKIIYGAPGTGKSNSLRKEVSKIFKDFIIEKTTYLDQDSEPNYWSVGCTVDEINRAEEMLENNEWFTNDSKAIDKIKNEVNIGDFIALKSSFVKERSYSVSRVFGIGKVLQKESTNEGLKIEWIKKYLPAKEFENIYLSGTIKRVLTHKEIIFADILNLKNKIIQSEIVSSYERVTFYDGYTYGQFVGTYKPYMEENEIVYKYVPGPILRLIKKAYEYPNKKFALIIEEINRAKVDRVFGDIFQLLDRDPKGDSEYPISMAEELKEYLVKNLEEKIYQNTVMEKKGLYLPNNLYIWATMNSSDQGVYPMDTAFKRRWDFEYLSLNQKEGEMNSGLKIKIDNTLYDWNIYRRVLNDFLGESGITEDRLISPFFLKEKDFDQTTKILKENIYTNKFLMYIFDDILKHNSRLKDKIFKARNFYIIFEKFKKNESIYTDDFIMLLKKENNSVGE from the coding sequence GTGAATATTTTAACAGTATACGTAGGTGAAGTAAGTAAAATAAATTTGGATTATGGTTTGAAAAATAATATTTGGGGGTTTAAAGAATCTGTAAGTAAAGATTTAATTAATGAAGAATTAAAAGATAACTATTTAATTTTAGCTTTTGGATTCACTGGAGGATCTCCAAGAAAAAGTGAGGACGAATGGAAAAAACATTCATTAAATAAAGTTTATATAGGAAAGATAAGAACTAATATATATAATGAAAAATCTATAGAATGGCCAGATGAAAAATATTTAAAAGAAAATGAGAGATATAGTAATAGATTTAGATTTGAATTAATTACAGAAATTGAAAATGTTGAAATAAAAAGTATTCCATCGGAAATTGCAGAGGGAATAAGAAAATCGGGTATAGCCCAATCTAGAGGTTATTTTATTAAAAATGCTAATTGGGATCTAATTAATCAAAGCTACCAAGATACTTTAGAAATAAATGATTCCTCAGATTTGTCATATAAGAATAATATTTTAGAAATAAATAATACCTTAGATTTACCATATCAAAAAATTATTTATGGCGCACCTGGAACTGGAAAAAGCAATTCCTTGAGAAAAGAAGTTTCTAAAATTTTTAAAGATTTCATTATTGAAAAAACAACTTATTTAGATCAAGATAGTGAGCCTAATTATTGGAGTGTTGGTTGTACTGTAGATGAAATAAATAGAGCAGAAGAAATGTTAGAAAATAATGAATGGTTTACAAATGATTCAAAAGCAATTGATAAAATAAAGAATGAAGTTAATATAGGTGACTTTATAGCTTTAAAAAGTTCTTTTGTTAAAGAAAGAAGTTATTCAGTAAGTAGAGTTTTTGGAATTGGAAAAGTACTTCAAAAAGAATCGACTAATGAAGGATTAAAAATTGAATGGATAAAAAAATATTTACCAGCAAAAGAGTTTGAAAATATATATTTGAGTGGAACAATAAAAAGAGTTTTAACTCATAAAGAAATTATATTTGCAGATATATTAAATTTAAAAAATAAGATTATCCAAAGTGAAATTGTAAGTTCTTATGAAAGAGTAACTTTCTATGATGGATATACTTATGGACAATTTGTAGGAACATATAAACCTTATATGGAAGAGAATGAAATTGTTTATAAATATGTACCAGGACCTATTTTAAGATTAATAAAAAAAGCATATGAATACCCAAATAAAAAATTTGCATTAATTATAGAAGAGATAAATAGAGCAAAAGTGGATAGAGTTTTTGGAGATATCTTTCAACTGTTAGATAGAGATCCAAAGGGTGACAGTGAGTATCCAATTTCCATGGCTGAGGAACTTAAAGAATATTTAGTAAAAAATTTAGAAGAAAAAATATACCAAAATACTGTGATGGAAAAAAAAGGATTATATCTTCCTAACAATTTATATATTTGGGCAACTATGAATAGCTCAGATCAAGGAGTTTATCCTATGGATACAGCTTTTAAAAGAAGATGGGATTTTGAATATTTATCTTTAAACCAAAAGGAAGGTGAGATGAATTCAGGTTTAAAAATAAAAATAGATAATACACTTTATGATTGGAATATCTATAGAAGAGTATTAAATGATTTTTTAGGAGAGTCAGGTATAACTGAGGATAGATTAATCTCTCCATTCTTTTTAAAAGAAAAAGATTTTGATCAAACTACTAAAATATTAAAGGAGAATATTTATACCAATAAATTTTTAATGTATATTTTTGATGATATATTAAAACACAATAGTAGATTAAAAGATAAAATTTTTAAAGCTAGGAATTTTTATATAATTTTTGAAAAATTTAAAAAAAATGAATCTATATATACTGATGATTTTATAATGCTATTAAAAAAAGAAAATAACTCTGTAGGAGAATAA
- a CDS encoding LlaJI family restriction endonuclease has protein sequence MGVKENFFKCFREFQRFKISDLITNIDINRDCYQVQLEKLLQEKILIQDEDETYYFKFVGTINLIDKLIVIFPKYREYQNLNLTKEDRKYLKQLFEVFEMYNSKSKRVDIFFIETSNEIEEYFSLFSLYKKLIEDYIQNNLYENENIVHELSGTGEIDWMRTVQDIQPNFSKNMQPIYLNYYTYDVEEEQQNYIKLIQKELLSKASEFFRQFEGLDLDIIELDFYFEEEVIGDLAYKINKIDLELREVFSESKIRLLNLMKQILKNLKHNKVNDLNLYGTKNFEKVWENICQNVFGHQPEWLDVIIKPKWREINKDISIETDTFIPDITYIKYFIFYISDIWNKSIRFNRYIFIYFSPFWLYYYI, from the coding sequence ATGGGAGTTAAAGAAAATTTTTTTAAATGTTTTAGAGAATTCCAAAGATTTAAAATATCAGATTTAATAACTAATATAGATATAAATAGAGACTGTTATCAAGTTCAACTAGAAAAATTATTACAAGAAAAAATTTTAATACAAGATGAAGATGAGACTTATTATTTTAAATTCGTTGGAACTATTAATTTGATAGATAAGCTTATAGTAATCTTCCCTAAATATAGAGAATATCAAAATTTAAATTTAACAAAAGAAGATAGAAAATATTTGAAACAGTTATTTGAGGTTTTTGAAATGTATAACTCTAAATCAAAGAGAGTAGATATTTTTTTCATTGAAACATCAAACGAGATAGAAGAGTATTTTAGCTTATTTTCTTTATATAAAAAGTTAATTGAAGACTATATTCAAAATAATCTTTATGAAAATGAAAATATAGTGCATGAACTATCAGGAACAGGAGAAATAGATTGGATGAGGACAGTTCAAGATATTCAGCCAAATTTTTCAAAAAATATGCAACCTATATATTTAAATTACTACACTTATGATGTTGAAGAAGAGCAACAAAATTATATAAAACTTATACAAAAAGAATTATTGTCTAAAGCTTCAGAATTTTTTAGACAATTTGAAGGATTAGATTTAGACATTATTGAGTTAGATTTCTATTTTGAGGAAGAAGTGATTGGAGATTTAGCTTATAAAATCAATAAAATTGATTTGGAATTAAGAGAAGTTTTTTCAGAGTCAAAAATTAGACTTCTTAACTTAATGAAGCAGATATTAAAAAATTTAAAACATAACAAAGTAAATGATTTAAATTTATATGGAACAAAAAATTTTGAAAAAGTTTGGGAAAATATTTGTCAAAATGTTTTTGGACATCAGCCTGAATGGTTAGATGTAATAATAAAGCCAAAATGGAGAGAAATAAATAAAGATATATCTATTGAAACGGATACTTTTATTCCAGATATCACTTATATAAAATATTTTATCTTTTATATAAGTGATATCTGGAATAAAAGTATCCGTTTCAATAGATATATCTTTATTTATTTCTCTCCATTTTGGCTTTATTATTACATCTAA
- a CDS encoding AAA family ATPase, producing the protein MSYKNNILEINNTLDLPYQKIIYGAPGTGKSNSLRKEVSKIFKDFIIEKTTYLDQDSEPNYWSVGCTVDEINRAEEMLENNEWFTNDSKAIDKIKNEVNIGDFIALKSSFVKERSYSVSRVFGIGKVLQKESTNEGLKIEWIKKYLPAKEFENIYLSGTIKRVLTHKEIIFADILNLKNKIIQSEIVSSYERVTFYDGYTYGQFVGTYKPYMEENEIVYKYVPGPILRLIKKAYEYPNKKFALIIEEINRAKVDRVFGDIFQLLDRDPKGDSEYPISMAEELKEYLVKNLEEKIYQNTVMEKKGLYLPNNLYIWATMNSSDQGVYPMDTAFKRRWDFEYLSLNQKEGEMNSGLKIKIDNTLYDWNIYRRVLNDFLGESGITEDRLISPFFLKEKDFDQTTKILKENIYTNKFLMYIFDDILKHNSRLKDKIFKARNFYIIFEKFKKNESIYTDDFIMLLKKENNSVGE; encoded by the coding sequence TTGTCATATAAGAATAATATTTTAGAAATAAATAATACCTTAGATTTACCATATCAAAAAATTATTTATGGCGCACCTGGAACTGGAAAAAGCAATTCCTTGAGAAAAGAAGTTTCTAAAATTTTTAAAGATTTCATTATTGAAAAAACAACTTATTTAGATCAAGATAGTGAGCCTAATTATTGGAGTGTTGGTTGTACTGTAGATGAAATAAATAGAGCAGAAGAAATGTTAGAAAATAATGAATGGTTTACAAATGATTCAAAAGCAATTGATAAAATAAAGAATGAAGTTAATATAGGTGACTTTATAGCTTTAAAAAGTTCTTTTGTTAAAGAAAGAAGTTATTCAGTAAGTAGAGTTTTTGGAATTGGAAAAGTACTTCAAAAAGAATCGACTAATGAAGGATTAAAAATTGAATGGATAAAAAAATATTTACCAGCAAAAGAGTTTGAAAATATATATTTGAGTGGAACAATAAAAAGAGTTTTAACTCATAAAGAAATTATATTTGCAGATATATTAAATTTAAAAAATAAGATTATCCAAAGTGAAATTGTAAGTTCTTATGAAAGAGTAACTTTCTATGATGGATATACTTATGGACAATTTGTAGGAACATATAAACCTTATATGGAAGAGAATGAAATTGTTTATAAATATGTACCAGGACCTATTTTAAGATTAATAAAAAAAGCATATGAATACCCAAATAAAAAATTTGCATTAATTATAGAAGAGATAAATAGAGCAAAAGTGGATAGAGTTTTTGGAGATATCTTTCAACTGTTAGATAGAGATCCAAAGGGTGACAGTGAGTATCCAATTTCCATGGCTGAGGAACTTAAAGAATATTTAGTAAAAAATTTAGAAGAAAAAATATACCAAAATACTGTGATGGAAAAAAAAGGATTATATCTTCCTAACAATTTATATATTTGGGCAACTATGAATAGCTCAGATCAAGGAGTTTATCCTATGGATACAGCTTTTAAAAGAAGATGGGATTTTGAATATTTATCTTTAAACCAAAAGGAAGGTGAGATGAATTCAGGTTTAAAAATAAAAATAGATAATACACTTTATGATTGGAATATCTATAGAAGAGTATTAAATGATTTTTTAGGAGAGTCAGGTATAACTGAGGATAGATTAATCTCTCCATTCTTTTTAAAAGAAAAAGATTTTGATCAAACTACTAAAATATTAAAGGAGAATATTTATACCAATAAATTTTTAATGTATATTTTTGATGATATATTAAAACACAATAGTAGATTAAAAGATAAAATTTTTAAAGCTAGGAATTTTTATATAATTTTTGAAAAATTTAAAAAAAATGAATCTATATATACTGATGATTTTATAATGCTATTAAAAAAAGAAAATAACTCTGTAGGAGAATAA